The following are encoded together in the Adhaeribacter arboris genome:
- a CDS encoding amidohydrolase family protein, translating to MALDHPLEPIEVYRQEVTVNDEEHERYFNEPEQSQLKYRKYNPLSLMNKNLLLLLACILAVETTFAQNPEQLLLKDYRPKSIYKIPITTVPKAKYPAIDLHSHPYPKSEAELTQWVKTMDQVGVEKTVVLSYSTGARFDSIQKQYSKYGNRFEVWCGFDFTGKDKPGWSKKAVKELERCFKAGARGVGELGDKGLGEFYSLPTPGYGLHIDDPRMKPLLQKCAELKMPISIHVAEPYWMYEPMDSTNDGLMNAYQWKIDKTKPGLLGHAALIKTLENAVRDNPKTTFVACHYANTEYDLSILGTLFDKYPNLYADIAARFGEVAPIPRYMSAFFKKYQDRLVYGTDMGTSPKMYATTFRILETLDEHFYDFDQFGYHWYLNGFGLDDATLRKVYRDNALKILMK from the coding sequence TTGGCTCTAGACCACCCTCTGGAGCCAATTGAGGTCTATCGCCAGGAGGTAACCGTGAACGATGAAGAGCATGAGCGCTATTTTAATGAACCGGAACAGTCTCAACTAAAATACAGAAAATATAATCCACTTTCCCTTATGAATAAAAACCTACTCTTGCTGCTCGCGTGCATCTTAGCTGTAGAAACTACTTTTGCCCAAAATCCAGAACAATTATTACTAAAAGATTACCGCCCGAAATCCATTTACAAAATACCCATTACCACCGTACCAAAAGCCAAGTACCCGGCAATTGATTTGCATTCGCATCCTTATCCTAAATCCGAGGCGGAACTGACGCAGTGGGTAAAAACCATGGATCAGGTGGGAGTAGAAAAAACAGTTGTATTATCTTATTCCACCGGTGCCAGATTTGATTCGATTCAAAAGCAATACAGTAAATATGGCAATAGGTTTGAGGTTTGGTGCGGATTTGATTTTACGGGTAAAGATAAACCAGGCTGGAGTAAAAAGGCCGTGAAAGAACTGGAACGTTGTTTTAAAGCGGGGGCTCGGGGTGTAGGCGAACTGGGCGATAAAGGTTTAGGTGAATTTTATTCCTTGCCTACTCCCGGTTACGGCTTGCACATTGATGATCCGCGCATGAAGCCTTTGTTGCAAAAATGCGCCGAGTTAAAAATGCCGATTAGCATTCATGTGGCCGAACCGTACTGGATGTACGAACCCATGGACTCGACCAACGATGGTTTAATGAACGCTTACCAGTGGAAAATTGATAAAACTAAACCCGGTTTATTGGGCCATGCTGCTTTAATTAAAACTTTAGAAAATGCGGTGCGCGATAATCCTAAAACCACTTTTGTTGCCTGCCACTATGCTAACACCGAATACGACCTTAGCATTTTAGGAACTTTGTTTGATAAATATCCCAACCTGTACGCCGACATTGCCGCCCGCTTCGGCGAAGTAGCTCCGATACCCCGTTACATGAGCGCTTTTTTTAAAAAGTACCAGGATCGGTTAGTTTACGGTACCGATATGGGAACTAGTCCTAAAATGTACGCGACTACTTTCCGGATTCTTGAAACCCTTGACGAGCATTTCTACGATTTCGACCAGTTCGGCTATCACTGGTACTTGAACGGGTTTGGCCTGGATGATGCAACGCTTCGCAAAGTTTACCGCGATAATGCTCTTAAAATTTTAATGAAGTAA
- a CDS encoding VCBS repeat-containing protein: MRSITKIFTFLIFSWFLIGCKNRVSVFERLSATKTGIRFTNTIREDDQHNVFTYTNIYTGAGVAAGDINNDGLTDLFFSGNMVSGRLYLNKGNLKFQDITPTAGLTSKRWQTGAAMVDINQDGWLDIYVCVSGNAVDQERANLLYINNRNNTFTESAQAYGLADTRQIMHASFFDYDRDGDLDVFMIVNPASLRDNVNVIRTRQLKGESGSTDVLYRNNGDNTFTDISRQAGILAEGYSLGLAISDINNDGWPDVYISNDFISNDVLYINNQDGTFTDKASECLKHTSYAGMGNDVADINNDGLVDMVELDMRPEDNTRQKLIIPASGYDRFQLTLNRGYDAQYSRNTLQLNQGNGKFSEVGYLAGISSTDWSWSALLADYDNDGDRDLFVTNGFLKNMGDLDYVHYQNVYNGPIGNQQAKIKNKIEAIKSLPGVPLSNYLYENTGNIHFKNTSAEWGIDAKGFSNGAVYADLDNDGDLELVVNTINAEAQIYENKSNEQLKRNYLKLKLTGNAQNRNGIGTKIKLSYQGKLQYYEHFLSRGYESSVDPIIHFGLDTIKVVDRVEVVWPDGKYQLLQQVKANQVLQVEYAQAGPAPAVSTPAASSLFRLVAEGGGLGYRHEENSFVDFKLQPLLPHGHSRQGPGLAVSDVNKDGLADVYVGGTTGHAGALFFQQASGKFQRQSTPTIDSLGESLGVLFLDADQDQDPDLYVVRGSSEQVPGSPLYQDQLYLNDGQGRFTLAAGALPVMRSSKASVVAADYDRDGDLDVFVGGRITPGAYPTTPRSYLLQNESKNGQCRFREVTPSTLAQTGMVTSALWSDYDNDGWVDLLVTGEFMALRFYHNQRGKLVEATHQTGLEHTVGWWNSLVGADFDQDGDMDYVAGNVGLNTRYQASVEEPLCVHAQDYNKDGRIDPVLSYFNQGQRYILHSRDDLIDQINTMRGRFPTYQSYAAAKFEDSFLPQELAGAQVLCAERMASSYLENVGQGKFRIRALPREVQLAPVYGMVVGDYNQDGYWDVLAVGNSYAPEVSTGRYDAGLGWYLEGNGKGGFRSVPASKSGLVAEQDAKSVVAVRQATGQQLLIVGNNNSRVEVFQAAPSGYYYLAQGQDAWAEIQLKNGKSYKHEFSYGSSYLSQTERNLKLMADIVQVKITDFQGRSRNLDLTDHNLLATKISNHRTSSLK; the protein is encoded by the coding sequence ATGCGGTCAATCACTAAAATATTTACTTTTTTAATTTTTAGCTGGTTTCTTATCGGTTGTAAAAATCGCGTTTCCGTTTTTGAAAGACTTTCGGCTACCAAAACGGGTATCCGCTTTACTAATACTATCCGGGAAGACGATCAGCATAATGTTTTTACCTATACCAATATTTATACGGGTGCCGGAGTAGCCGCCGGCGACATTAACAACGATGGTTTAACGGATTTGTTTTTCAGCGGCAACATGGTTTCGGGCCGCCTCTATTTAAATAAAGGAAATCTGAAGTTCCAGGATATTACTCCCACGGCGGGCCTGACGAGTAAACGTTGGCAAACCGGCGCTGCCATGGTGGATATTAATCAGGATGGCTGGCTGGATATTTACGTTTGCGTTTCCGGAAATGCTGTTGACCAGGAACGCGCGAACTTGTTATACATCAACAACCGGAACAATACCTTTACCGAGAGCGCCCAAGCCTACGGTCTGGCCGATACCCGCCAGATCATGCACGCATCGTTTTTTGATTACGACCGGGATGGGGATTTGGACGTTTTTATGATTGTGAATCCGGCTTCTTTGCGCGATAATGTGAATGTTATTCGTACCCGGCAATTAAAAGGCGAGAGTGGCAGTACCGATGTTCTTTACCGGAACAATGGCGACAACACGTTTACCGATATCTCGCGGCAAGCAGGTATTTTAGCGGAAGGCTACAGCTTAGGATTAGCTATCAGTGATATCAATAACGACGGCTGGCCGGATGTGTACATATCCAATGATTTTATTTCCAATGATGTCCTGTATATCAATAATCAGGACGGTACTTTCACCGATAAAGCCTCAGAATGCCTGAAGCATACCAGTTACGCGGGTATGGGCAACGATGTAGCCGATATCAATAACGATGGGCTGGTAGATATGGTGGAGCTCGACATGCGACCGGAAGATAATACCCGGCAAAAATTAATTATTCCCGCCTCCGGTTACGATCGCTTTCAATTAACACTCAACCGAGGGTATGATGCCCAATACAGCCGCAATACCTTGCAACTGAACCAAGGCAACGGCAAATTTAGTGAAGTAGGGTATTTAGCGGGTATCAGCAGCACCGATTGGAGTTGGAGCGCTTTACTAGCAGACTACGATAATGATGGTGACCGGGACTTGTTTGTGACGAATGGGTTCCTGAAGAATATGGGTGACCTGGATTATGTGCATTATCAAAATGTGTACAACGGTCCGATCGGCAATCAGCAAGCTAAAATCAAAAATAAAATAGAGGCGATAAAATCACTTCCAGGAGTGCCACTGAGCAATTATTTATACGAAAATACGGGCAATATTCATTTCAAAAATACATCAGCCGAATGGGGGATTGATGCCAAGGGCTTCTCAAATGGCGCCGTGTACGCCGATCTAGATAACGATGGTGATTTGGAATTAGTAGTCAATACAATAAATGCGGAAGCTCAGATTTACGAAAACAAAAGCAATGAACAATTAAAACGAAATTATTTAAAATTAAAGCTAACCGGCAACGCTCAAAACCGCAATGGTATCGGAACCAAAATAAAACTAAGCTACCAGGGCAAGCTCCAATATTACGAACATTTTCTTTCCCGGGGGTATGAGTCGTCGGTAGATCCCATTATTCACTTTGGCTTAGACACGATTAAAGTAGTGGATAGGGTAGAAGTAGTTTGGCCGGATGGTAAATACCAGTTGCTGCAACAGGTAAAAGCCAACCAAGTCTTACAAGTAGAGTATGCCCAGGCCGGTCCGGCGCCAGCAGTTTCCACTCCTGCTGCTTCTTCTTTATTCAGGCTGGTTGCGGAGGGCGGTGGTTTAGGGTACCGGCACGAAGAGAACAGCTTTGTGGATTTCAAGCTGCAACCCTTGCTGCCCCACGGCCACTCCCGCCAGGGTCCGGGCTTAGCGGTGAGCGACGTGAACAAGGATGGCTTAGCCGACGTGTACGTCGGTGGTACTACCGGGCACGCCGGAGCATTGTTTTTCCAGCAAGCCTCGGGTAAGTTCCAGCGGCAGTCTACACCCACTATCGATAGTTTAGGGGAAAGTTTAGGGGTGTTGTTCTTGGATGCCGACCAGGACCAGGATCCGGATTTGTATGTAGTTAGAGGGAGCTCCGAACAAGTACCGGGTTCTCCGTTGTACCAGGATCAACTTTATTTGAATGATGGCCAGGGGCGCTTTACTTTAGCTGCGGGTGCCTTACCTGTTATGCGCTCGAGTAAAGCCAGCGTCGTAGCGGCGGATTACGACCGGGACGGGGACTTAGACGTGTTCGTGGGCGGAAGGATCACACCGGGCGCTTACCCGACAACTCCCCGCAGCTACTTACTGCAAAACGAGAGTAAAAACGGACAATGCCGCTTCCGGGAAGTTACTCCATCCACTTTAGCGCAGACGGGCATGGTAACGAGTGCTTTGTGGAGCGACTACGACAACGATGGCTGGGTGGACTTGCTCGTAACCGGCGAGTTCATGGCTTTGCGCTTCTACCACAATCAACGGGGCAAGTTAGTGGAAGCAACGCATCAAACGGGTTTAGAACATACGGTTGGGTGGTGGAACAGCTTAGTCGGCGCAGACTTTGACCAGGACGGCGACATGGACTACGTGGCGGGCAACGTGGGGCTGAACACCCGTTACCAGGCCAGCGTGGAAGAACCTTTGTGCGTGCACGCCCAAGACTACAACAAAGACGGGCGCATCGATCCGGTGCTGAGCTACTTTAATCAAGGGCAGCGCTACATTCTGCACAGCAGAGATGACTTGATTGACCAGATAAATACCATGCGGGGCCGTTTCCCCACCTACCAGTCCTACGCCGCAGCCAAGTTCGAGGACTCGTTCTTGCCCCAGGAGTTAGCCGGCGCGCAGGTCTTGTGTGCCGAGCGGATGGCAAGCAGTTACCTGGAGAACGTCGGCCAGGGCAAGTTTCGAATAAGAGCTTTGCCCAGAGAAGTGCAGCTGGCCCCGGTGTACGGGATGGTAGTCGGCGATTACAACCAGGATGGGTACTGGGATGTGCTGGCGGTGGGCAACTCTTATGCCCCGGAAGTAAGTACGGGGCGCTACGATGCGGGACTCGGCTGGTATTTAGAAGGCAACGGGAAAGGCGGGTTCAGGAGTGTGCCGGCGAGCAAGAGCGGGCTAGTGGCCGAGCAGGATGCCAAGAGTGTGGTAGCTGTAAGGCAAGCGACTGGACAACAGCTATTGATCGTAGGCAACAACAACAGTAGAGTAGAAGTGTTCCAGGCAGCCCCATCCGGATATTACTACCTGGCGCAGGGGCAGGATGCCTGGGCCGAGATACAGTTGAAGAACGGCAAGAGCTACAAACACGAGTTTTCCTATGGCAGTTCGTATCTCTCCCAAACCGAACGCAACCTCAAATTAATGGCGGACATAGTTCAGGTTAAAATTACAGACTTCCAAGGCAGAAGCAGAAACCTGGACTTAACCGACCATAATTTATTAGCTACCAAAATCAGCAATCATCGAACATCATCATTAAAATAA
- a CDS encoding VCBS repeat-containing protein has protein sequence MKNQLFPRKFLKVSLPILLLLLAFTLWQWTSRTEKLFRTLPATSTNIHFANIINPPDSLTVLDFEYLYNGGGVAIGDINNDGLQDIYFTGNLVSSKLYLNRGNFTFEDITIKAGVSTRTWANGVVMVDINQDGYKDIYVCVGGNRHTPEKEKANLLFINNKNNTFTEAAQPYGLADTGYGIQSAFFDYDRDGDLDMYLLRNAFVDYNRNNPRPKQLNGKAASTDKLFRNNGNHTFTDVSAAAGILIEGFGLGVGVSDINNDGWPDVYVSNDFITNDLVWINNQNGTFSNQAKKYLKHQTYNAMGNDLADLNNDGLVDIMVLDMLPEDNKRWKLTTMGNNYDEFETSLRRGYEPQYVRNTLQLNNGSSPNGPIAFSEIGQLAGVEATEWSWAPLFADLDNDGQKDLFITNGYPKDITNLDFIVYGHQSAAMGTREGNRKERTAKLNSLPGALIPNYVYQNRGNLTFKDQSLAWGMTEPAYSNGAAYADLDNDGDLDLVTNNIDKEATIQENRLHQIKNPNKPTNYLRFAFTGSPQNREGIGAKVFVKHKGVLQYQYFTPFRGYLSSVEPYLHFGLDTIKVVDRVEVVWPDGKYQLLQQVKANQVLQVEYAQAGPAPAVSTPAASSLFRLVAEGGGLGYRHEENSFVDFKLQPLLPHGHSRQGPGLAVSDVNKDGLADVYVGGTTGHAGALFFQQASGKFQRQSTPTIDSLGESLGVLFLDADQDQDPDLYVVRGSSEQVPGSPLYQDQLYLNDGQGRFTLAAGALPVMRSSKASVVAADYDRDGDLDVFVGGRITPGAYPTTPRSYLLQNESKNGQCRFREVTPSTLAQTGMVTSALWSDYDNDGWVDLLVTGEFMALRFYHNQRGKLVEATHQTGLEHTVGWWNSLVGADFDQDGDMDYVAGNVGLNTRYQASVEEPLCVHAQDYNKDGRIDPVLSYFNQGQRYILHSRDDLIDQINTMRGRFPTYQSYAAAKFEDSFLPQELAGAQVLCAERMASSYLENVGQGKFRIRALPREVQLAPVYGMVVGDYNQDGYWDVLAVGNSYAPEVSTGRYDAGLGWYLEGNGKGGFRSVPASKSGLVAEQDAKSVVAVRQATGQQLLIVGNNNSRVEVFQAAPSGYYYLAQGQDAWAEIQLKNGKSYKHEFSYGSSYLSQTERNLKLTADVTSLTIYSFSGEKKVIPLDLHAVNH, from the coding sequence CGCACCTTACCGGCTACTTCTACCAACATCCATTTTGCGAATATTATTAACCCGCCCGATTCCCTTACGGTGCTGGATTTTGAATACCTCTATAATGGCGGTGGGGTAGCTATTGGCGACATTAACAACGATGGTTTACAGGATATTTACTTTACCGGCAATTTGGTTTCGAGTAAATTATACCTGAACCGGGGCAACTTTACATTTGAAGACATAACCATTAAAGCCGGCGTAAGTACGCGTACCTGGGCCAACGGAGTGGTTATGGTCGATATTAATCAGGATGGTTACAAAGATATCTACGTTTGCGTAGGCGGCAACCGCCACACTCCCGAAAAAGAAAAAGCGAATCTGCTCTTTATCAATAATAAAAACAATACGTTTACCGAAGCCGCGCAACCATACGGTTTAGCCGATACGGGTTACGGTATTCAGTCGGCTTTTTTCGATTACGACCGCGATGGCGATCTGGACATGTATTTACTACGCAACGCTTTTGTGGATTACAATCGCAATAATCCCCGGCCCAAACAGCTAAACGGCAAAGCCGCCTCTACCGATAAGCTATTCCGCAATAATGGTAACCACACTTTTACCGATGTTTCGGCGGCGGCCGGAATTTTAATTGAAGGCTTTGGTTTAGGCGTGGGCGTGAGTGACATTAACAACGATGGCTGGCCCGATGTGTACGTTTCAAATGATTTTATCACGAATGATTTAGTTTGGATTAATAACCAGAACGGTACGTTTTCCAACCAAGCCAAAAAATACCTGAAACACCAGACCTACAATGCCATGGGCAACGATTTAGCCGACCTTAACAACGACGGACTGGTCGATATTATGGTATTAGATATGTTGCCCGAAGATAACAAGCGCTGGAAGCTCACTACCATGGGCAATAATTACGATGAATTTGAAACTAGTTTACGGCGGGGATATGAGCCTCAATACGTCCGGAATACTTTGCAGTTAAACAATGGCAGCAGCCCCAACGGTCCAATTGCTTTTAGTGAAATCGGGCAGCTCGCCGGGGTGGAAGCTACCGAATGGAGCTGGGCACCCTTGTTCGCTGATTTAGATAATGATGGTCAGAAAGACTTATTTATCACCAACGGCTACCCGAAAGATATCACCAATCTGGATTTTATTGTGTACGGGCACCAATCGGCCGCTATGGGCACCCGCGAAGGAAACAGGAAAGAAAGAACGGCTAAGTTAAATTCCTTGCCCGGCGCCTTAATTCCGAATTACGTGTACCAAAACCGAGGTAATTTAACTTTTAAGGACCAATCGCTAGCCTGGGGCATGACGGAACCCGCTTATTCAAACGGCGCTGCCTACGCCGACCTGGACAATGACGGCGATTTAGACTTAGTTACCAATAATATAGATAAAGAAGCCACTATTCAAGAAAACCGTTTACATCAGATTAAAAATCCTAATAAGCCTACCAATTACTTACGATTTGCTTTTACCGGATCGCCTCAAAACCGGGAAGGCATTGGCGCCAAGGTATTTGTAAAGCATAAAGGTGTGCTGCAATATCAGTATTTTACTCCTTTCCGGGGCTATCTTTCCTCCGTGGAGCCTTACCTGCACTTTGGCTTAGACACGATTAAAGTAGTGGATAGGGTAGAAGTAGTTTGGCCGGATGGTAAATACCAGTTGCTGCAACAGGTAAAAGCCAACCAAGTCTTACAAGTAGAGTATGCCCAGGCCGGTCCGGCGCCAGCAGTTTCCACTCCTGCTGCTTCTTCTTTATTCAGGCTGGTTGCGGAGGGCGGTGGTTTAGGGTACCGGCACGAAGAGAACAGCTTTGTGGATTTCAAGCTGCAACCCTTGCTGCCCCACGGCCACTCCCGCCAGGGTCCGGGCTTAGCGGTGAGCGACGTGAACAAGGATGGCTTAGCCGACGTGTACGTCGGTGGTACTACCGGGCACGCCGGAGCATTGTTTTTCCAGCAAGCCTCGGGTAAGTTCCAGCGGCAGTCTACACCCACTATCGATAGTTTAGGGGAAAGTTTAGGGGTGTTGTTCTTGGATGCCGACCAGGACCAGGATCCGGATTTGTATGTAGTTAGAGGGAGCTCCGAACAAGTACCGGGTTCTCCGTTGTACCAGGATCAACTTTATTTGAATGATGGCCAGGGGCGCTTTACTTTAGCTGCGGGTGCCTTACCTGTTATGCGCTCGAGTAAAGCCAGCGTCGTAGCGGCGGATTACGACCGGGACGGGGACTTAGACGTGTTCGTGGGCGGAAGGATCACACCGGGCGCTTACCCGACAACTCCCCGCAGCTACTTACTGCAAAACGAGAGTAAAAACGGACAATGCCGCTTCCGGGAAGTTACTCCATCCACTTTAGCGCAGACGGGCATGGTAACGAGTGCTTTGTGGAGCGACTACGACAACGATGGCTGGGTGGACTTGCTCGTAACCGGCGAGTTCATGGCTTTGCGCTTCTACCACAATCAACGGGGCAAGTTAGTGGAAGCAACGCATCAAACGGGTTTAGAACATACGGTTGGGTGGTGGAACAGCTTAGTCGGCGCAGACTTTGACCAGGACGGCGACATGGACTACGTGGCGGGCAACGTGGGGCTGAACACCCGTTACCAGGCCAGCGTGGAAGAACCTTTGTGCGTGCACGCCCAAGACTACAACAAAGACGGGCGCATCGATCCGGTGCTGAGCTACTTTAATCAAGGGCAGCGCTACATTCTGCACAGCAGAGATGACTTGATTGACCAGATAAATACCATGCGGGGCCGTTTCCCCACCTACCAGTCCTACGCCGCAGCCAAGTTCGAGGACTCGTTCTTGCCCCAGGAGTTAGCCGGCGCGCAGGTCTTGTGTGCCGAGCGGATGGCAAGCAGTTACCTGGAGAACGTCGGCCAGGGCAAGTTTCGAATAAGAGCTTTGCCCAGAGAAGTGCAGCTGGCCCCGGTGTACGGGATGGTAGTCGGCGATTACAACCAGGATGGGTACTGGGATGTGCTGGCGGTGGGCAACTCTTATGCCCCGGAAGTAAGTACGGGGCGCTACGATGCGGGACTCGGCTGGTATTTAGAAGGCAACGGGAAAGGCGGGTTCAGGAGTGTGCCGGCGAGCAAGAGCGGGCTAGTGGCCGAGCAGGATGCCAAGAGTGTGGTAGCTGTAAGGCAAGCGACTGGACAACAGCTATTGATCGTAGGCAACAACAACAGTAGAGTAGAAGTGTTCCAGGCAGCCCCATCCGGATATTACTACCTGGCGCAGGGGCAGGATGCCTGGGCCGAGATACAGTTGAAGAACGGCAAGAGCTACAAACACGAGTTTTCCTATGGCAGTTCGTATCTCTCCCAAACCGAACGCAACCTCAAATTAACGGCGGATGTTACCTCATTGACAATTTATAGTTTCTCCGGAGAAAAAAAGGTTATTCCATTGGATTTACATGCGGTCAATCACTAA
- a CDS encoding acyltransferase family protein yields the protein MKVMTTDTSADIEQKSLTQTSSPRLLSLDFMRGLIMVLLMLEGAGLYEHLYNENGQGIFNAFMQQFHHHPWHGVRFWDLIQPGFMFIAGTALAYSLTRQQQKGMPWGQSFVKVLKRSGWLFFWGVLDYAVRRTGLSFELWDVLTQLSFTTLVTFLVFRWPVRYQFIFSLGLLLLTEVLYRFTHVPGFDQPFTDQHNFGNYVDLLLMNIINPGGWVAINCIPTTAHTLWGAMAGRLLLSNKPGSEKVKWLLYSGIAALVLGYLLDFTVTPVIKRIATSSFVLVSGGWCLLALAFLFWWIDIKNHKKYLFFFLVVGMNSLFIYLFFEIVGSRWFNGYIGAITGGLLEMARFPEAIIGIITSLVIFFLEWRMLLFLYRRGIFFKI from the coding sequence ATGAAAGTAATGACAACCGACACTTCGGCAGATATTGAGCAGAAATCTTTAACGCAAACCAGTTCTCCTCGCCTGCTTTCGCTGGATTTCATGCGGGGACTTATTATGGTTTTGCTCATGCTCGAAGGAGCCGGTTTGTACGAGCACTTGTACAACGAAAACGGGCAGGGTATTTTCAATGCTTTTATGCAGCAGTTTCATCATCATCCCTGGCACGGAGTGCGTTTTTGGGACTTAATTCAACCGGGTTTTATGTTTATTGCCGGCACCGCTTTAGCTTATTCCCTTACCCGGCAGCAGCAAAAAGGCATGCCCTGGGGCCAGTCTTTCGTGAAAGTACTAAAGCGATCCGGATGGTTGTTTTTTTGGGGAGTGCTGGATTACGCCGTGCGGCGGACTGGTCTTTCTTTTGAGTTGTGGGATGTACTTACCCAATTATCCTTTACCACTTTGGTAACTTTTTTAGTTTTCCGGTGGCCGGTACGTTATCAGTTTATTTTTAGTTTGGGTTTACTGTTGCTCACCGAAGTTTTATACCGTTTCACTCACGTCCCCGGTTTTGACCAGCCTTTTACCGACCAGCACAATTTTGGTAATTACGTCGATTTACTTTTAATGAACATTATTAATCCGGGTGGTTGGGTAGCCATAAATTGTATTCCCACTACGGCGCATACTTTATGGGGAGCCATGGCTGGTCGGTTGTTACTTTCGAATAAACCCGGTTCCGAAAAAGTAAAATGGCTATTATATTCCGGTATAGCTGCTCTGGTTTTAGGTTATTTGCTCGATTTTACGGTAACGCCGGTTATTAAACGCATTGCTACCAGTTCTTTTGTGCTTGTATCGGGTGGTTGGTGTTTACTGGCCTTAGCCTTTTTGTTCTGGTGGATCGACATCAAGAATCATAAAAAATATTTATTCTTCTTTCTCGTGGTTGGTATGAATTCCTTATTCATCTATTTGTTTTTCGAAATTGTGGGTAGCCGCTGGTTTAACGGGTACATCGGCGCCATTACCGGCGGATTGTTGGAAATGGCACGCTTTCCGGAAGCTATAATTGGCATAATTACCTCTTTGGTTATTTTCTTCCTGGAATGGCGCATGTTATTATTTCTTTATAGAAGAGGAATATTCTTTAAAATATAA